Proteins encoded together in one Coregonus clupeaformis isolate EN_2021a chromosome 30, ASM2061545v1, whole genome shotgun sequence window:
- the LOC121545970 gene encoding glucocorticoid modulatory element-binding protein 2 isoform X2, translated as MASSEVNVNVEEVVVVTTPDGAGEGSAAEEVKTVLVATELTQAGEELTDGSVESETDATSTVTKEAVLVKLSEEMDVEADVVYPITCGDVKGTLVWKKFVCPGINIKCVQFNEHLISPKEFVYLAGKSTLKDWKRAIRVNGTMIRKIMDSGELDFYQHSKVCSNTCRSTKIDLVGTRVSLSSQQSTDYVTVTPSLADVNGSPATFPTEASSDDTTEWVTAIGEDSVTFWRGLKEAGLLEDVVEDFQKEIQDVLKGMQERITEPPLQVNDAVLLNNIVQNFGMLDLVKKVLASHKSQMDRYREQYSRSLVALEQQCDEHRKRAKELKSKSQHLNNVLMTLTPVATPPTPKRPRLTRAVSGPAVMSSAPTQITLPLTQLTGLPAGCKVLSVGGAPASAGQQTYTVLTSPTGELGPDASNLTVLSSAAAVQEGATATTAFVKMVSPGYQLITLPAALSAQLQGLAGGTAQGTTTMVAVPVGNNALQGTAAVVTALGRQVEVNVQEGVAPETEEQEAKETVES; from the exons ATGGCATCATCTGAGGTCAATGTTAATGTGGAGGAGGTGGTAGTCGTGACAACGCCGGATGGAGCAGGGGAGGGCTCGGCTGCAGAGGAGGTGAAGACTGTGCTGGTGGCTACAGAGCTGACCCAGGCAGG GGAGGAACTTACAGATGGAAGCGTGGAGTCAGAAACCGACGCCACCAGCACTGTGACAAAGGAGGCAGTCCTAG tGAAGCTGTCAGAGGAGATGGATGTGGAAGCTGACGTGGTCTACCCAATCACCTGTGGGGACGTGAAGGGCACCCTGGTCTGGAAGAAGTTTGTTTGCCCAGGCATCAACATCAAATGTGTCCAA TTCAATGAGCATCTCATCAGTCCCAAGGAATTTGTCTATCTGGCTGGTAAATCTACACTGAAGGACTGGAAGAGAGCCATCCGTGTGAACGGCACTATGATCAG GAAAATCATGGACTCAGGCGAGCTGGATTTCTACCAGCACTCCAAGGTGTGCTCCAACACCTGCCGCAGTACCAAAATTGACCTGGTGGGGACCAGAGTGTCACTCAGCAGCCAGCAGTCAACTGACTACGTCACTGTCACCCCTTCCTTAGCTgacg TGAACGGATCACCGGCCACGTTTCCAACAGAGGCATCATCAGACGACACCACGGAATGGGTCACGGCCATAGGAG AGGATTCTGTGACCTTCTGGAGGGGTCTGAAGGAGGCTGGGCTGCTGGAGGATGTGGTGGAGGACTTCCAGAAGGAGATCCAGGACGTACTAAAGGGCATGCAGGAGCGCATCACCGAGCCTCCCCTGCAGGTCAACG ACGCTGTGCTGCTGAACAATATAGTGCAGAACTTCGGCATGCTCGACCTGGTTAAGAAGGTGCTAGCCAGTCACAAGAGCCAGATGGACCGCTATAGGGAGCAGTATTCACGCAGTCTTGTCG CTCTGGAGCAGCAGTGTGACGAGCACAGGAAACGTGCCAAGGAGCTAAAGAGCAAATCCCAACACCTCAACAACGTCCTCATGACCCTAACTCCCGTGGCCACGCCGCCCACGCCCAAACGCCCACGCCTCACCCGTGCTGTCTCGGGCCCTGCCGTTATGTCCAGTGCCCCCACCCAGATCACCCTGCCCCTCACCCAACTGACGGGCCTGCCTGCTGGGTGTAAAGTGCTCTCGGTGGGGGGAGCCCCAGCCAGTGCCGGCCAACAGACCTACACGGTGCTGACGTCCCCCACGGGCGAGCTGGGGCCAGATGCCTCCAATCTGACGGTACTCTCCTCGGCCGCCGCCGTTCAGGAGGGAGCCACCGCCACCACAGCCTTCGTCAAGATGGTCAGCCCAGGCTACCAGCTGATCACGCTGCCCGCCGCGCTGAGCGCCCAGCTACAGGGCCTGGCTGGGGGCACGGCCCAGGGCACCACTACCATGGTGGCAGTGCCCGTGGGTAACAACGCACTGCAGGGCACGGCGGCAGTGGTAACAGCGTTGGGGAGACAGGTGGAAGTTAATGTGCAGGAGGGGGTGGCACCTGAGACTGAGGAGCAGGAGGCAAAGGAGACGGTGGAGAGTTAG
- the LOC121545970 gene encoding glucocorticoid modulatory element-binding protein 2 isoform X1 has product MASSEVNVNVEEVVVVTTPDGAGEGSAAEEVKTVLVATELTQAGEELTDGSVESETDATSTVTKEAVLVKLSEEMDVEADVVYPITCGDVKGTLVWKKFVCPGINIKCVQTDVIRVISVFQFNEHLISPKEFVYLAGKSTLKDWKRAIRVNGTMIRKIMDSGELDFYQHSKVCSNTCRSTKIDLVGTRVSLSSQQSTDYVTVTPSLADVNGSPATFPTEASSDDTTEWVTAIGEDSVTFWRGLKEAGLLEDVVEDFQKEIQDVLKGMQERITEPPLQVNDAVLLNNIVQNFGMLDLVKKVLASHKSQMDRYREQYSRSLVALEQQCDEHRKRAKELKSKSQHLNNVLMTLTPVATPPTPKRPRLTRAVSGPAVMSSAPTQITLPLTQLTGLPAGCKVLSVGGAPASAGQQTYTVLTSPTGELGPDASNLTVLSSAAAVQEGATATTAFVKMVSPGYQLITLPAALSAQLQGLAGGTAQGTTTMVAVPVGNNALQGTAAVVTALGRQVEVNVQEGVAPETEEQEAKETVES; this is encoded by the exons ATGGCATCATCTGAGGTCAATGTTAATGTGGAGGAGGTGGTAGTCGTGACAACGCCGGATGGAGCAGGGGAGGGCTCGGCTGCAGAGGAGGTGAAGACTGTGCTGGTGGCTACAGAGCTGACCCAGGCAGG GGAGGAACTTACAGATGGAAGCGTGGAGTCAGAAACCGACGCCACCAGCACTGTGACAAAGGAGGCAGTCCTAG tGAAGCTGTCAGAGGAGATGGATGTGGAAGCTGACGTGGTCTACCCAATCACCTGTGGGGACGTGAAGGGCACCCTGGTCTGGAAGAAGTTTGTTTGCCCAGGCATCAACATCAAATGTGTCCAA ACAGATGTCATCAGGGTCATATCTGTGTTCCAGTTCAATGAGCATCTCATCAGTCCCAAGGAATTTGTCTATCTGGCTGGTAAATCTACACTGAAGGACTGGAAGAGAGCCATCCGTGTGAACGGCACTATGATCAG GAAAATCATGGACTCAGGCGAGCTGGATTTCTACCAGCACTCCAAGGTGTGCTCCAACACCTGCCGCAGTACCAAAATTGACCTGGTGGGGACCAGAGTGTCACTCAGCAGCCAGCAGTCAACTGACTACGTCACTGTCACCCCTTCCTTAGCTgacg TGAACGGATCACCGGCCACGTTTCCAACAGAGGCATCATCAGACGACACCACGGAATGGGTCACGGCCATAGGAG AGGATTCTGTGACCTTCTGGAGGGGTCTGAAGGAGGCTGGGCTGCTGGAGGATGTGGTGGAGGACTTCCAGAAGGAGATCCAGGACGTACTAAAGGGCATGCAGGAGCGCATCACCGAGCCTCCCCTGCAGGTCAACG ACGCTGTGCTGCTGAACAATATAGTGCAGAACTTCGGCATGCTCGACCTGGTTAAGAAGGTGCTAGCCAGTCACAAGAGCCAGATGGACCGCTATAGGGAGCAGTATTCACGCAGTCTTGTCG CTCTGGAGCAGCAGTGTGACGAGCACAGGAAACGTGCCAAGGAGCTAAAGAGCAAATCCCAACACCTCAACAACGTCCTCATGACCCTAACTCCCGTGGCCACGCCGCCCACGCCCAAACGCCCACGCCTCACCCGTGCTGTCTCGGGCCCTGCCGTTATGTCCAGTGCCCCCACCCAGATCACCCTGCCCCTCACCCAACTGACGGGCCTGCCTGCTGGGTGTAAAGTGCTCTCGGTGGGGGGAGCCCCAGCCAGTGCCGGCCAACAGACCTACACGGTGCTGACGTCCCCCACGGGCGAGCTGGGGCCAGATGCCTCCAATCTGACGGTACTCTCCTCGGCCGCCGCCGTTCAGGAGGGAGCCACCGCCACCACAGCCTTCGTCAAGATGGTCAGCCCAGGCTACCAGCTGATCACGCTGCCCGCCGCGCTGAGCGCCCAGCTACAGGGCCTGGCTGGGGGCACGGCCCAGGGCACCACTACCATGGTGGCAGTGCCCGTGGGTAACAACGCACTGCAGGGCACGGCGGCAGTGGTAACAGCGTTGGGGAGACAGGTGGAAGTTAATGTGCAGGAGGGGGTGGCACCTGAGACTGAGGAGCAGGAGGCAAAGGAGACGGTGGAGAGTTAG
- the LOC121545970 gene encoding glucocorticoid modulatory element-binding protein 2 isoform X3 translates to MDVEADVVYPITCGDVKGTLVWKKFVCPGINIKCVQTDVIRVISVFQFNEHLISPKEFVYLAGKSTLKDWKRAIRVNGTMIRKIMDSGELDFYQHSKVCSNTCRSTKIDLVGTRVSLSSQQSTDYVTVTPSLADVNGSPATFPTEASSDDTTEWVTAIGEDSVTFWRGLKEAGLLEDVVEDFQKEIQDVLKGMQERITEPPLQVNDAVLLNNIVQNFGMLDLVKKVLASHKSQMDRYREQYSRSLVALEQQCDEHRKRAKELKSKSQHLNNVLMTLTPVATPPTPKRPRLTRAVSGPAVMSSAPTQITLPLTQLTGLPAGCKVLSVGGAPASAGQQTYTVLTSPTGELGPDASNLTVLSSAAAVQEGATATTAFVKMVSPGYQLITLPAALSAQLQGLAGGTAQGTTTMVAVPVGNNALQGTAAVVTALGRQVEVNVQEGVAPETEEQEAKETVES, encoded by the exons ATGGATGTGGAAGCTGACGTGGTCTACCCAATCACCTGTGGGGACGTGAAGGGCACCCTGGTCTGGAAGAAGTTTGTTTGCCCAGGCATCAACATCAAATGTGTCCAA ACAGATGTCATCAGGGTCATATCTGTGTTCCAGTTCAATGAGCATCTCATCAGTCCCAAGGAATTTGTCTATCTGGCTGGTAAATCTACACTGAAGGACTGGAAGAGAGCCATCCGTGTGAACGGCACTATGATCAG GAAAATCATGGACTCAGGCGAGCTGGATTTCTACCAGCACTCCAAGGTGTGCTCCAACACCTGCCGCAGTACCAAAATTGACCTGGTGGGGACCAGAGTGTCACTCAGCAGCCAGCAGTCAACTGACTACGTCACTGTCACCCCTTCCTTAGCTgacg TGAACGGATCACCGGCCACGTTTCCAACAGAGGCATCATCAGACGACACCACGGAATGGGTCACGGCCATAGGAG AGGATTCTGTGACCTTCTGGAGGGGTCTGAAGGAGGCTGGGCTGCTGGAGGATGTGGTGGAGGACTTCCAGAAGGAGATCCAGGACGTACTAAAGGGCATGCAGGAGCGCATCACCGAGCCTCCCCTGCAGGTCAACG ACGCTGTGCTGCTGAACAATATAGTGCAGAACTTCGGCATGCTCGACCTGGTTAAGAAGGTGCTAGCCAGTCACAAGAGCCAGATGGACCGCTATAGGGAGCAGTATTCACGCAGTCTTGTCG CTCTGGAGCAGCAGTGTGACGAGCACAGGAAACGTGCCAAGGAGCTAAAGAGCAAATCCCAACACCTCAACAACGTCCTCATGACCCTAACTCCCGTGGCCACGCCGCCCACGCCCAAACGCCCACGCCTCACCCGTGCTGTCTCGGGCCCTGCCGTTATGTCCAGTGCCCCCACCCAGATCACCCTGCCCCTCACCCAACTGACGGGCCTGCCTGCTGGGTGTAAAGTGCTCTCGGTGGGGGGAGCCCCAGCCAGTGCCGGCCAACAGACCTACACGGTGCTGACGTCCCCCACGGGCGAGCTGGGGCCAGATGCCTCCAATCTGACGGTACTCTCCTCGGCCGCCGCCGTTCAGGAGGGAGCCACCGCCACCACAGCCTTCGTCAAGATGGTCAGCCCAGGCTACCAGCTGATCACGCTGCCCGCCGCGCTGAGCGCCCAGCTACAGGGCCTGGCTGGGGGCACGGCCCAGGGCACCACTACCATGGTGGCAGTGCCCGTGGGTAACAACGCACTGCAGGGCACGGCGGCAGTGGTAACAGCGTTGGGGAGACAGGTGGAAGTTAATGTGCAGGAGGGGGTGGCACCTGAGACTGAGGAGCAGGAGGCAAAGGAGACGGTGGAGAGTTAG